Proteins encoded in a region of the Schaalia hyovaginalis genome:
- a CDS encoding heavy-metal-associated domain-containing protein, translated as MTMEIDRTVELAVNGMTCGHCVASVTEELEAVDGVKHVDVILESGGTSKVTVFTDTGVDDDALREAVAEAGFELVGITRDF; from the coding sequence ATGACCATGGAAATCGACCGGACCGTTGAACTCGCCGTCAACGGCATGACCTGCGGCCACTGCGTCGCCTCCGTCACCGAAGAGCTCGAAGCCGTCGACGGCGTCAAGCACGTCGACGTCATCCTCGAATCGGGCGGCACCTCCAAGGTCACCGTCTTCACCGACACCGGAGTCGACGACGACGCCCTGCGCGAAGCCGTCGCCGAAGCGGGATTCGAGCTCGTCGGCATCACGCGCGACTTCTGA
- a CDS encoding alpha-amylase family glycosyl hydrolase, which yields MSHLKDGESGAWWRNAVAYQVYVRSFKDSDGDGLGDLAGVTQALPDLADLGVDAVWLNPVYPSPQHDHGYDIADYRDINPEYGTLEGFDALVETAHGLGIKVLMDIVPNHSSNEHEWFRAALAAPAGSPERARYIFAEGEGAGGEEPPNDWPSIFGGSAWDRVDDGTDDPQWFLHLFDSTQPDYNWRNEEVREEFLSVLKFWFDRGVDGFRIDVAHGLVKASEIPRGAGADESVLWTQPELFEVYASWRRLAESYDPPKYFVGEAWVKDPELLARFTAPGELQQSFAFDLLVQPWFAHRLRTSIERSFEVAGAEEGPAWALANHDVFRLVTRLGQVPIDKDPDPFDMLADARRTTEVDLALGTRRARAAAALMFALPGTVYVYQGEELGLDEVLDLPDEARQDPMWLRTNGAELGRDGCRVPLPWSGGGRDDGVRPRGRGSRMAPPARALPSAGPRGRGEGSGLDALPLP from the coding sequence GTGAGTCACTTGAAGGATGGGGAGTCGGGCGCCTGGTGGCGCAATGCCGTCGCCTACCAGGTCTACGTCCGCTCCTTCAAGGACTCGGACGGCGACGGCCTCGGCGACCTCGCGGGAGTGACGCAGGCCCTGCCCGACCTCGCCGATCTCGGCGTCGATGCCGTATGGCTCAACCCCGTCTACCCCTCCCCTCAGCACGACCACGGCTACGACATCGCCGACTACCGGGACATCAACCCCGAGTACGGCACCCTCGAGGGTTTCGACGCCCTCGTCGAAACCGCCCACGGGCTGGGCATCAAGGTCCTCATGGACATCGTCCCGAACCATTCCTCCAATGAGCACGAGTGGTTCCGGGCGGCGCTCGCCGCCCCCGCGGGCTCCCCCGAGCGCGCCCGCTACATCTTCGCCGAGGGCGAGGGGGCGGGCGGTGAGGAGCCTCCGAACGACTGGCCCTCGATCTTCGGCGGCTCCGCCTGGGACCGCGTCGATGACGGGACGGACGATCCCCAATGGTTCCTCCACCTCTTCGACTCGACCCAGCCCGATTACAACTGGCGCAATGAGGAGGTCCGCGAGGAATTCCTTTCCGTCCTGAAGTTCTGGTTCGACCGGGGAGTCGACGGATTCCGCATCGACGTTGCACACGGCCTGGTCAAGGCCTCTGAGATCCCCCGAGGCGCGGGCGCCGACGAGTCGGTCCTGTGGACCCAGCCCGAGCTCTTCGAGGTCTACGCCTCCTGGAGGCGGCTCGCCGAGAGCTACGACCCGCCGAAGTACTTCGTCGGCGAGGCCTGGGTGAAGGACCCCGAGCTCCTCGCCCGCTTCACCGCCCCGGGTGAGCTCCAGCAGTCCTTCGCCTTCGACCTGCTGGTCCAGCCCTGGTTCGCCCACCGCCTGCGCACCTCGATCGAGCGCTCCTTCGAGGTCGCCGGCGCCGAGGAGGGCCCGGCCTGGGCCCTGGCGAATCACGACGTCTTCCGGCTCGTCACACGGCTCGGTCAAGTGCCGATCGACAAGGATCCCGACCCCTTCGACATGCTCGCCGATGCGCGTCGCACGACCGAGGTCGACCTCGCCCTCGGGACCCGTCGGGCGCGTGCCGCCGCCGCGCTCATGTTCGCACTGCCGGGCACCGTCTACGTCTACCAGGGCGAGGAGCTCGGCCTCGATGAAGTGCTCGACCTGCCCGACGAGGCGCGCCAGGACCCGATGTGGCTGCGCACGAATGGCGCGGAACTTGGCCGTGACGGCTGCCGCGTGCCGCTGCCGTGGAGCGGTGGGGGGCGAGACGATGGGGTTCGGCCCCGAGGGCGGGGCTCGCGCATGGCTCCCCCAGCCCGAGCGCTTCCGAGCGCTGGCCCGCGAGGTCGAGGCGAGGGATCCGGACTCGATGCTCTCCCTCTACCGTGA
- a CDS encoding metal-sensitive transcriptional regulator, whose protein sequence is MTRGYENTTDRYLARLRRIEGQVRGLQRMVSEGDYCIDILTQMSAVQSALDSVAIGLLEDHMNHCVVKAAKESDEAGREKIEEATKAIARLIKS, encoded by the coding sequence ATGACCCGCGGATACGAGAACACCACGGACCGGTATCTCGCCCGCCTGCGCCGGATCGAAGGCCAGGTCCGGGGCCTGCAGCGGATGGTCTCCGAAGGCGACTACTGCATCGACATCCTCACCCAGATGTCCGCCGTCCAATCCGCCCTCGACTCCGTCGCCATCGGCCTCCTCGAAGACCACATGAACCACTGCGTCGTCAAAGCCGCCAAGGAATCCGACGAGGCGGGCCGCGAGAAGATCGAAGAGGCGACCAAGGCGATCGCCCGCCTCATCAAGTCCTGA
- a CDS encoding pyridine nucleotide-disulfide oxidoreductase translates to MNKIPGQGPETMPWGEVGRWMRQSTPVNKGIAGRAARRMPQIANPLLIGAIGVGAIGAGIAMRAMRPQRRQGRSERFRDLLLESLEASGLSDIEGCAVEVGEGFGKPSLVSFDVVAAPPSSFDDAVRILETATRAAWDNPELAPIVIRGRVLRADASAGSDEGGAGKNAPDLPSRRLFADMTALGFADEIARPDELYASFGAPASDPTWRP, encoded by the coding sequence ATGAACAAGATTCCCGGGCAGGGGCCCGAGACGATGCCCTGGGGGGAGGTCGGCCGCTGGATGCGGCAGTCGACCCCGGTGAACAAGGGGATCGCCGGAAGGGCCGCGCGCCGCATGCCCCAGATCGCCAACCCCCTGCTCATCGGTGCGATCGGAGTCGGTGCGATCGGCGCCGGGATCGCCATGCGCGCGATGAGGCCGCAGCGCCGCCAAGGGCGCTCCGAGCGCTTCCGCGACCTGCTCCTCGAATCCCTCGAGGCTTCGGGCCTGTCCGACATCGAGGGCTGCGCCGTCGAGGTCGGAGAGGGATTCGGCAAACCCTCCCTGGTCTCCTTCGACGTCGTCGCGGCACCGCCCTCGTCCTTCGATGACGCGGTGAGGATCCTGGAGACGGCCACGCGCGCCGCCTGGGACAACCCCGAGCTCGCCCCGATCGTGATCCGCGGTCGGGTCCTGCGGGCGGATGCGAGCGCGGGGAGCGACGAGGGCGGCGCGGGGAAGAACGCTCCGGACCTCCCCTCGCGACGACTCTTCGCCGACATGACCGCCCTCGGCTTCGCCGATGAGATCGCGCGCCCCGACGAGCTGTACGCGAGCTTCGGCGCTCCGGCATCCGACCCGACCTGGCGGCCGTGA
- a CDS encoding HAD-IC family P-type ATPase: protein MTRPNPRTRAHPTSSRTPRTADAESLNVPPSPVPDAAPDDAPAPAQVGEGARAHATLLKRRFLISLPFGLTALVLSMFPALQFTGWQWAVAAASIPVVTWGAWPFHRAAFAAGRHGSTTMDTLVSLGVTASSLWSWWALLFGGAGELGMRMSMTLLPRAAGHHAEIYFEGATTIVLFLLLGRWMEARTRYRAGDALRSLLELGAKEATLLRIDEATGQRAETPVPASSLAVGDLFLVRPGDKVATDGVIESGHSALDASLLTGESLPVDVGPGDEATGATVNTWGALEVRATRVGADTALARISRMVTEAQAGKAPVQRLADRISSVFVPTVIAIAILTFAGWLIAGSSLQAAFTAGVAVLVVACPCALGLATPTALLVGSGRAARLGIVIKSAEILEQTRSIDTMLLDKTGTVTTGRMSLHAIAPTPTPTPTPTGALPEGPREHHPAAPGGPAPEHPGARSPEALLLALAAGVESASEHPVARAIVQGAADRGIAPLPASAFTNHAGLGVSALVDHPSAGAGLALVGRPSWLESKGVEIPAELRTEIGRAESEGSTAVVAALVPDWSDEPAPTRPASGLREALTTPGGPAPLATLTMDVQGMTCASCVRRVERKLSKLEGVTASVNLATESATITLSAEHTDSELEEVVNAAGYTGRVLSRTLPGAVETAAPPSGASGDEGGRNLPARLGSARVLGALTVRDTVKATSAEAIASLARLRIEPILLTGDNAAAARRVADEVGITRVIAEVLPEDKRSVVASLQDEGRVVAMVGDGVNDAAALAQAGVRGLGIAMGSGTDAAIEVADITLVNSDLVSAATAIRISRRTLAIIKGNLFWAFAYNVAMIPLAIAGLLNPMLAAAAMAFSSVFVVLNSLRLRSAR from the coding sequence ATGACTCGACCGAACCCCCGCACCCGGGCCCACCCGACCTCTTCGCGAACGCCCCGGACCGCGGACGCAGAAAGCCTCAACGTGCCCCCCTCCCCCGTTCCGGACGCCGCCCCCGACGACGCCCCCGCACCGGCGCAGGTCGGCGAGGGCGCTCGCGCCCACGCGACCCTTCTCAAGCGCCGCTTCCTCATCTCCCTCCCCTTCGGGCTGACCGCCCTCGTCCTCTCGATGTTCCCGGCGCTTCAATTCACCGGCTGGCAGTGGGCGGTCGCGGCGGCCTCGATCCCCGTCGTCACCTGGGGCGCCTGGCCCTTCCACCGGGCCGCCTTCGCCGCGGGCCGCCACGGCTCGACGACGATGGACACCCTCGTCTCCCTCGGCGTCACCGCCTCGAGCCTGTGGAGCTGGTGGGCGCTCCTCTTCGGAGGAGCGGGAGAACTCGGCATGCGGATGTCCATGACCCTGCTCCCCCGAGCCGCCGGCCATCACGCGGAGATCTACTTCGAGGGCGCGACCACGATCGTCCTCTTCCTCCTCCTCGGCCGCTGGATGGAGGCGCGCACCCGCTACCGGGCGGGCGATGCGCTGCGCTCCCTCCTCGAGCTCGGCGCGAAGGAGGCGACCCTCCTGCGCATCGACGAGGCGACCGGGCAGCGCGCCGAGACGCCCGTCCCCGCCTCCTCCCTCGCCGTCGGCGACCTCTTCCTCGTGCGCCCCGGGGACAAGGTCGCGACCGACGGCGTCATCGAGTCCGGCCACTCGGCCCTCGACGCCTCCCTCCTCACCGGCGAGTCCCTGCCGGTCGACGTCGGCCCCGGCGACGAGGCGACCGGCGCCACCGTCAACACGTGGGGCGCCCTCGAGGTGCGCGCGACCCGGGTCGGCGCCGACACCGCGCTCGCCCGGATCTCCCGAATGGTCACCGAGGCCCAGGCCGGCAAGGCCCCCGTCCAGCGCCTCGCCGATCGGATCTCCTCGGTGTTCGTGCCGACGGTCATCGCGATCGCGATCCTCACCTTCGCGGGCTGGCTCATCGCCGGCTCCTCGCTCCAAGCGGCCTTCACGGCGGGCGTGGCCGTCCTCGTCGTCGCCTGCCCCTGCGCCCTCGGCCTCGCAACCCCGACGGCCCTGCTCGTCGGCTCGGGCCGCGCCGCCCGGCTCGGCATCGTCATCAAGTCCGCCGAGATCCTCGAGCAGACCCGCTCGATCGACACGATGCTGCTGGACAAGACGGGGACGGTCACCACCGGCCGCATGTCCCTCCACGCCATCGCCCCGACCCCGACCCCGACCCCGACCCCGACCGGGGCACTGCCCGAAGGCCCTCGAGAGCATCACCCCGCCGCCCCCGGAGGCCCCGCGCCGGAGCATCCCGGGGCCCGCTCCCCCGAGGCGCTCCTCCTCGCGCTCGCCGCCGGAGTCGAATCCGCTTCCGAGCACCCCGTGGCGCGCGCCATCGTCCAGGGCGCGGCCGATCGGGGCATCGCACCCCTCCCCGCCTCCGCCTTCACGAACCATGCGGGACTGGGCGTCTCCGCCCTCGTCGATCACCCTTCGGCGGGCGCCGGACTCGCCCTCGTCGGCAGACCCTCCTGGTTGGAGTCCAAGGGCGTCGAGATCCCCGCTGAACTGCGCACCGAGATCGGCCGGGCGGAAAGCGAGGGCTCCACCGCGGTCGTCGCCGCCCTCGTGCCCGACTGGTCGGACGAACCCGCCCCCACCCGCCCGGCGAGCGGGCTCCGAGAGGCCTTGACGACCCCGGGCGGCCCCGCGCCGCTCGCCACCCTCACGATGGACGTCCAGGGCATGACCTGCGCCTCCTGCGTCCGACGCGTCGAGCGCAAGCTCTCCAAGCTCGAGGGCGTCACCGCCTCGGTCAACCTCGCCACAGAGTCCGCGACCATCACCCTCAGCGCCGAGCACACCGACTCCGAACTCGAAGAGGTCGTTAACGCCGCCGGATACACCGGGCGCGTGCTCAGCCGCACCCTCCCCGGAGCCGTGGAAACCGCGGCCCCGCCCTCGGGGGCCTCAGGCGACGAGGGCGGGCGCAACCTGCCGGCGCGACTGGGCAGCGCGCGCGTCCTCGGCGCGCTCACCGTGCGCGACACGGTCAAGGCGACGAGCGCCGAGGCGATCGCCTCCCTCGCACGGCTCCGAATCGAGCCGATCCTCCTCACCGGGGACAACGCGGCCGCTGCGCGACGAGTCGCAGACGAAGTGGGCATCACGCGCGTCATCGCCGAGGTCCTGCCCGAGGACAAGCGCTCCGTCGTCGCCTCCCTTCAAGACGAAGGACGGGTCGTCGCGATGGTCGGCGACGGCGTCAACGACGCGGCCGCCCTCGCACAGGCGGGGGTCCGCGGCCTGGGCATCGCGATGGGCTCGGGAACCGACGCCGCCATCGAGGTCGCCGACATCACCCTGGTGAACTCCGACCTCGTCAGCGCCGCGACCGCCATCCGCATCTCGAGGCGGACGCTCGCGATCATCAAGGGCAATCTGTTCTGGGCATTCGCCTACAACGTCGCGATGATCCCGCTGGCGATCGCAGGACTGCTCAACCCGATGCTCGCGGCCGCCGCCATGGCCTTCTCCTCGGTGTTCGTCGTCCTCAACTCGCTGAGGCTCCGCTCCGCGCGCTGA
- a CDS encoding DMT family transporter: MSSRPILLPALALTVITAVWGSTFFMVKDIVVFTTPLDFLGVRFAIAALAVIVLRGRRLLTCSPTTWRRGLSAGAVYAAAQIAQTYGLKTADASVSGFITGMYVVLTPVILFLVFRVSTPARVWVATILATAGLAVLSLQGLALGTGEALSFLGAVLYAIHIIVLGRWAGQEKGLDLAAIQMIAIGAICGAAALPGGIGLPRGVIPWAEVFYMALISGLLALIVQTWAQARIPAARAAVIMTTEPVFAALFAILFGGESLSGRLLLGGGLVLAAMLLAELGPTASPRPARDGRRGRDAAGER, encoded by the coding sequence GTGAGCTCGCGCCCGATCCTCCTTCCCGCGCTGGCCCTCACTGTCATCACCGCGGTGTGGGGCTCGACCTTCTTCATGGTGAAGGACATCGTCGTATTCACGACTCCGCTCGACTTCCTCGGCGTGCGCTTCGCGATCGCGGCGCTCGCGGTTATCGTGCTGCGAGGGCGCAGGCTCCTCACCTGTTCACCCACGACATGGCGCAGGGGCCTGAGCGCGGGGGCGGTCTACGCCGCCGCGCAGATCGCCCAGACCTACGGTCTGAAAACGGCCGACGCCTCCGTCTCCGGCTTCATCACGGGGATGTACGTCGTCCTCACCCCCGTGATCCTCTTCCTCGTGTTCCGCGTCTCGACCCCGGCGCGGGTCTGGGTCGCGACCATCCTCGCGACCGCCGGACTGGCCGTCCTCAGCCTGCAGGGCCTCGCCCTCGGAACCGGAGAAGCCCTGTCGTTCCTGGGAGCCGTCCTCTACGCGATCCACATCATCGTGCTCGGCCGATGGGCCGGACAGGAGAAGGGGCTCGACCTCGCGGCCATCCAGATGATCGCGATCGGAGCGATCTGCGGCGCCGCGGCACTCCCCGGAGGGATCGGCTTGCCGAGGGGCGTCATCCCCTGGGCCGAAGTGTTCTACATGGCCCTTATATCCGGCCTTCTCGCCCTCATCGTCCAGACCTGGGCGCAGGCGCGCATCCCCGCAGCCCGGGCCGCGGTCATCATGACGACCGAACCCGTCTTCGCGGCCCTCTTCGCGATCCTCTTCGGCGGTGAATCCCTGAGCGGCCGCCTCCTCCTGGGCGGAGGACTGGTCCTCGCCGCGATGCTCCTCGCCGAACTCGGACCGACGGCCTCCCCGCGCCCCGCGCGGGACGGGCGACGAGGGCGCGACGCCGCCGGCGAACGGTAA
- a CDS encoding HAD family acid phosphatase, which translates to MVPEYCVENLARTGGPVALVIGIALAAAVVGSLLVTRRRHGGIVALAVLALVPMLALVPGRAEASASKTCPDGYHYVAAKDRAPGAGQTVVPAPGPLEDPENPAPEPPPAPEHRSDYDESWMTPRTRFVLAADGSSGIGASGEDLPNWDIARNTIRAYMNAGRDGIANKTESPYITDVTSIAAAKAEEIAADCSAAKAAGKKPAAVFDADDTTLWTYDMEDGAMHFAFTPAKQQEWFDHNQMPATPGMVALVKKVHAAGCEIIGLTGRNDAQKDYTIQNLTDAGYVDDGGAPLFAADRYFTKFLKTAPMPDYLKAQGRCDAAANKCTTVQFKAGTRQHIIEDLGYTIVGNFGDQWSDLQGGYADKWIKLPNATYYLPSPNFPETEAADAAAGMAPAQSAYDLVPDGSSGKAEGVKDYMVPNMDVVKATIRAYYNASPDAALGQYVANKTESSYISDVTAVTAAAKEEVVANCKAAVARGDKPAITLDADDTTLWTYDMEEWLEFNFSPEKQIEYLKTNYHALPATPGMVDLVTAAKAAGCEPIGLTGRSDDLKEVTQRNLTEVGYPSIPSELYFTKKSSMASELPSWVSCAKDKCTTVEFKSSVRKHIENDLGYRIVGNFGDQYSDLIGGYADVAYKLPNPTYYLP; encoded by the coding sequence GTGGTCCCTGAATACTGCGTCGAGAATCTCGCCCGAACGGGCGGTCCCGTCGCCCTCGTCATCGGCATCGCCCTTGCCGCAGCTGTCGTCGGCTCCCTGCTCGTCACCCGCAGGAGGCACGGCGGCATCGTCGCGCTCGCCGTACTGGCGCTCGTCCCCATGCTCGCCCTCGTCCCCGGCAGGGCCGAGGCCTCCGCCTCGAAGACCTGCCCCGATGGCTACCACTACGTGGCGGCGAAGGACCGCGCCCCTGGAGCCGGACAAACGGTCGTCCCCGCGCCCGGGCCCTTAGAGGATCCGGAGAACCCCGCCCCCGAACCGCCCCCGGCGCCCGAGCACCGCTCCGACTACGACGAATCGTGGATGACGCCGCGCACGCGCTTCGTCCTCGCAGCGGACGGGAGCAGCGGAATCGGCGCCAGCGGTGAGGACCTGCCCAACTGGGACATCGCGCGCAACACGATCCGCGCCTACATGAACGCCGGTCGTGACGGCATCGCGAACAAGACCGAATCGCCCTACATCACCGACGTCACCTCCATCGCCGCCGCCAAGGCGGAGGAGATCGCGGCCGACTGCTCCGCCGCCAAGGCCGCGGGCAAGAAGCCCGCAGCGGTCTTCGACGCGGACGACACGACCCTGTGGACCTACGACATGGAGGACGGCGCGATGCACTTCGCATTCACGCCCGCCAAGCAGCAGGAGTGGTTCGATCACAACCAGATGCCCGCCACCCCGGGCATGGTCGCCCTCGTGAAGAAGGTCCACGCAGCCGGATGCGAGATCATCGGCCTCACCGGGCGCAACGACGCGCAGAAGGACTACACGATCCAGAACCTCACCGATGCCGGCTACGTCGACGACGGGGGAGCGCCCCTCTTCGCCGCCGACAGGTACTTCACGAAGTTCCTCAAGACGGCGCCGATGCCCGACTACCTGAAGGCCCAGGGGCGCTGCGACGCCGCCGCGAACAAGTGCACGACCGTCCAGTTCAAGGCCGGAACGCGTCAGCACATCATCGAAGACCTCGGCTACACGATCGTCGGGAACTTCGGCGATCAGTGGTCCGATCTGCAGGGGGGCTACGCCGACAAGTGGATCAAGCTGCCGAACGCCACCTACTACCTTCCCAGCCCGAACTTCCCCGAGACGGAAGCGGCGGATGCCGCGGCCGGAATGGCCCCGGCGCAGAGCGCCTACGACCTCGTGCCCGACGGTTCGAGCGGGAAGGCCGAGGGCGTCAAGGACTACATGGTCCCGAACATGGACGTCGTGAAGGCGACCATCCGCGCCTACTACAACGCGAGCCCGGACGCCGCGCTGGGGCAGTACGTCGCGAACAAGACCGAATCCTCCTACATCAGCGACGTCACCGCGGTGACCGCCGCCGCGAAGGAAGAGGTCGTCGCGAACTGCAAGGCCGCGGTCGCCCGCGGTGACAAGCCCGCGATCACCCTCGATGCGGACGACACGACCCTGTGGACCTATGACATGGAGGAGTGGCTCGAGTTCAACTTTTCGCCCGAGAAGCAGATCGAGTACCTGAAGACGAACTACCACGCGCTGCCCGCGACCCCCGGCATGGTGGACCTCGTCACCGCCGCGAAGGCCGCCGGATGCGAGCCGATCGGCCTGACCGGGCGCAGCGACGACCTCAAGGAGGTCACTCAGCGCAACTTGACCGAAGTCGGATACCCCTCGATCCCCTCGGAGCTGTACTTCACGAAGAAGTCATCGATGGCCTCCGAACTGCCCTCGTGGGTGTCGTGCGCGAAGGACAAGTGCACGACGGTCGAGTTCAAG
- a CDS encoding alpha/beta hydrolase, with protein MPRRHPRMYAPRRVPQSYPPVYLRAKLLPLLPVLASSVALGFASTITALPQEWREGAKDRAAKLGDEASERSQRIFFDQPGLDTLTVRGLARAAGAASTAIRGLMKARIALAAGRSNKGALRAREMLPLIPARPYDALMTSILTAATAVGAMRGGAVHAHLLRDSAQEPPERPGRKGRPKAQLRRTDPPRTLSDMCADIDDMYWAMTAGTTLKITRVGEGGARRWLVSLPGTAHTDFATDENPADMESNTREMIGLESAMRLGVVTAVHDAMIRDGVAEDELCTQPVLICGHSQGGIVAVALAAMDPEQAGLDVQAILATGTPGRRRRIRPEVAMVSVAHDQDVIPSMDGAPDRFPDHRVGVRRTLVRPKKSPLYYAHSSATYTETVRHLERKVRVMPWGRLASAVAALDDYLPQAGESTRVMFYEIWQEVLEPRRRDAVDIFVALDRAQDFTPVEYASAWAPAPFIDVATPLRKGIAGIRAALRGREDAPGIRGGSPAPRTEEGR; from the coding sequence ATGCCACGGCGCCACCCGCGCATGTACGCGCCCCGGAGAGTCCCCCAGTCCTACCCGCCCGTGTACCTGCGCGCCAAACTCCTCCCCCTCCTGCCCGTCCTGGCCTCATCCGTCGCCCTCGGCTTCGCATCGACCATCACGGCCCTGCCGCAGGAATGGCGCGAGGGCGCGAAGGACCGGGCCGCGAAACTCGGCGACGAGGCCTCGGAGCGCTCGCAGAGGATCTTCTTCGACCAGCCGGGCCTCGACACCCTCACGGTCCGCGGCCTCGCCCGGGCGGCCGGAGCGGCCTCGACCGCGATCCGCGGACTCATGAAGGCCAGGATCGCCCTCGCCGCCGGCCGCTCGAACAAGGGCGCCCTCAGAGCGCGCGAAATGCTCCCCCTCATCCCCGCGCGCCCCTACGACGCGCTCATGACCTCGATCCTCACCGCAGCGACGGCCGTCGGCGCGATGCGCGGAGGCGCCGTCCACGCCCACCTCCTCCGCGACTCCGCGCAGGAACCGCCCGAACGCCCGGGCAGGAAGGGGCGGCCCAAGGCGCAGCTCCGGCGCACGGATCCGCCCAGAACCCTCAGCGACATGTGCGCCGACATCGACGACATGTACTGGGCGATGACCGCGGGCACCACGCTCAAGATCACCCGAGTCGGAGAAGGGGGAGCCAGGCGCTGGCTCGTGTCGCTCCCCGGGACCGCGCACACCGACTTCGCAACCGATGAGAACCCCGCGGACATGGAGTCGAACACCCGCGAGATGATCGGCCTGGAATCGGCGATGCGCCTCGGCGTCGTCACAGCAGTGCACGACGCGATGATCCGTGACGGCGTCGCCGAAGACGAGCTCTGCACCCAGCCGGTCCTCATCTGCGGGCACTCCCAGGGCGGGATCGTCGCAGTCGCCCTCGCGGCCATGGATCCGGAACAGGCGGGGCTCGACGTCCAGGCGATCCTCGCCACCGGGACTCCGGGACGGCGCAGGAGGATCCGCCCGGAGGTCGCCATGGTGTCGGTCGCCCACGACCAGGACGTCATCCCCTCGATGGACGGCGCCCCCGACCGCTTCCCCGATCACCGCGTCGGAGTCCGGCGAACCCTCGTGCGCCCGAAGAAATCGCCCCTCTACTACGCCCACTCCTCGGCGACCTACACCGAAACGGTCCGCCACTTGGAGAGGAAGGTCCGCGTCATGCCCTGGGGAAGGCTGGCGTCCGCCGTCGCCGCCCTCGACGACTACCTCCCCCAGGCCGGCGAATCCACGCGCGTCATGTTCTACGAGATCTGGCAAGAAGTCCTCGAACCGCGGCGAAGGGACGCCGTCGACATCTTCGTCGCCCTCGACCGCGCGCAGGACTTCACCCCGGTCGAATACGCATCCGCGTGGGCGCCCGCGCCCTTCATCGACGTGGCGACTCCCCTTCGGAAGGGGATCGCCGGGATCAGAGCCGCACTGAGAGGGCGCGAAGACGCGCCCGGAATCCGAGGCGGCTCGCCCGCCCCGCGCACTGAGGAGGGACGATGA
- a CDS encoding GNAT family N-acetyltransferase, which produces MFASALLKVYDDQLRTRAETIGAQVVWRIGPLHCAVFPGRRGFVTYGRPDAKQAVSLLRLLPSVLAAFENAGVKSIEWKTRSHDETPGLVDALTEAGFSAEEPETVMIGSAEALAKAPDAEGVELAMLEGPAQIRDALETADRLFGNAPDADRAQQVLDDIAHARSAGIPDPQVWVARVGDRIVSCGRVEPVLGTECAGLWGGVTDPEFRGRGIYRALTAARARAALRMGKKYLHSDSTPMSKRILERAGLVAVTGTTPFTRSAPA; this is translated from the coding sequence ATGTTCGCCAGTGCCCTGCTCAAGGTCTACGACGACCAATTGCGGACGCGCGCCGAAACGATCGGCGCTCAGGTCGTGTGGAGGATCGGTCCGCTCCACTGCGCGGTCTTCCCCGGAAGGAGGGGCTTCGTCACCTACGGCCGCCCTGACGCGAAGCAGGCGGTCTCGCTCCTGCGCCTGCTGCCCTCGGTTCTCGCCGCCTTCGAGAACGCGGGGGTGAAGTCGATCGAGTGGAAGACCCGCTCGCATGACGAGACCCCCGGTTTGGTGGATGCGCTCACGGAGGCGGGGTTCTCCGCCGAGGAGCCTGAGACCGTGATGATCGGATCAGCCGAGGCCCTCGCCAAAGCGCCCGACGCCGAAGGCGTGGAGCTTGCGATGCTGGAGGGCCCGGCTCAGATCCGCGACGCCCTTGAGACGGCCGACCGCCTCTTCGGCAACGCCCCCGATGCGGATCGGGCGCAGCAGGTCCTCGACGACATCGCGCACGCGCGCTCGGCGGGGATCCCCGACCCTCAGGTGTGGGTCGCGCGGGTCGGGGATCGGATCGTGTCCTGCGGCCGCGTCGAGCCGGTGCTCGGCACGGAGTGCGCGGGCCTGTGGGGCGGCGTCACCGATCCGGAGTTCCGCGGACGCGGCATTTACCGCGCGTTGACGGCGGCGAGGGCGAGGGCCGCCCTGCGGATGGGGAAGAAGTACCTCCATTCGGATTCGACGCCCATGTCGAAGCGGATCCTCGAGCGGGCCGGGCTCGTCGCGGTCACGGGGACGACTCCTTTCACCCGGAGCGCGCCCGCCTGA